One genomic region from Argentina anserina chromosome 2, drPotAnse1.1, whole genome shotgun sequence encodes:
- the LOC126783009 gene encoding GTP-binding protein At2g22870 has protein sequence MVLLHHLPRSHISLFTHFTHFSKPKPPTTLNPIFFSSPKSTLSISDPIPTSPLPESHIETALEDFHTQFQIPVEKLFVPPETELKYTESGALSTRILKGSNILLSKYARDAQVTQAEFVKSSVRTEDCPGNPLPEFALVGRSNVGKSSLLNSLVRRKKLALTSKKPGKTQCINHFRINDSWYLVDLPGYGYAAAPQELRTDWVKFTKDYFLNRSTLVSVFLLIDASIPAKKIDLEYASWLGQNQIPMTLIFTKCDKRKKKKNGGKRAEENVNDFQELIRGYFQTTPPWIMTSSLTNQGRDEMLLHMAQLRNYWLKH, from the exons ATGGTGCTACTCCATCATCTTCCACGTAGCCACATCTCCCTCTTCACCCACTTCACCCACTTCTCAAAACCCAAACCCCCCACAACCCTAAACcccatcttcttctcctcccccAAATCCACTCTCTCAATCTCTGACCCCATCCCCACCTCACCTCTCCCAGAATCCCACATCGAAACAGCCCTCGAAGATTTCCACACCCAGTTCCAAATCCCGGTCGAGAAGCTCTTCGTGCCGCCGGAGACCGAGCTCAAGTACACCGAGTCCGGTGCCCTGAGCACCAGAATATTGAAGGGGTCGAATATTTTGCTGAGCAAGTATGCTAGGGACGCTCAGGTGACTCAGGCTGAGTTTGTGAAGAGCAGTGTGAGGACTGAGGATTGCCCCGGGAATCCGTTGCCGGAGTTTGCGCTCGTCGGACGGTCTAATGTCGGCAAGTCATCGTTGCTTAATTCTCTTGTGCGAAGAAAGAAGCTAGCTTTGACCTCCAAGAAGCCTG GGAAGACACAATGCATCAATCATTTTCGGATCAATGATAGCTGGTATCTGGTGGATTTGCCAGGCTACGG GTATGCAGCTGCACCACAGGAACTTAGAACTGATTGGGTGAAGTTTACTAAAGATTACTTCCTGAATAGGTCAACATTAGTTTCCGTTTTTCTTCTGATTGATGCCAGCATTCCTGCCAAAAAGATTGATCTGGAGTATGCTAGTTGGCTGGGCCAGAATCAG ATCCCTATGACATTAATATTCACCAAATGTGACAagcggaagaagaagaaaaacggAGGAAAAAGAGCAGAAGAAAATGTGAATGACTTTCAGGAGTTAATTCGAGGCTACTTCCAGACAACGCCACCATGGATTATGACCAGCAGTCTTACCAATCAGGGTCGAGATGAGATGTTATTGCATATGGCTCAGCTGCGGAATTATTGGCTCAAGCACTAG
- the LOC126783006 gene encoding indole-3-pyruvate monooxygenase YUCCA6 yields MEYTEIQGKESNDPILIHKMSDLSSSASSPPRCVVCVPGPVIVGAGPSGLATAACLKNRGVPSVILERSNCLASLWQLKTYDRLRLHLPKQLCELPLVPFPADFPTYPTKQQFIQYLEDYATKFDIQPRFNETVSTAQYDPAVGFWRVRTSGSENGVETEYVTRWLIAATGENAEALVPRLEGIMEFGGPIRHTSLYKSGEEFTGEKVLVVGCGNSGMEVCLDLCNHNARPSLVVRDTVHVLPREMLGKSTFGLSMLLLKWMPIRLVDRLLLVASRLLLGDTSRLGLDRPKLGPLELKNLSGKTPVLDVGTLAKIKSGEILVRPAIKRLKQHRGIEFIDGRTEQFDAIVLATGYKSNVPSWLKEGEMFSKEDGLPKMSFPNGWKGECGLYAVGFTKRGLLGASMDAKRIAEDIERCWKAEAKHSTPFTRSHLPLSSSP; encoded by the exons ATGGAGTACACAGAAATCCAAGGAAAGGAATCCAATGATCCTATTTTGATTCACAAAATGAGTGACCTGTCTTCCTCAGCATCTTCTCCTCCTCGATGCGTGGTGTGTGTTCCCGGCCCGGTTATAGTGGGTGCAGGTCCATCGGGGCTCGCTACGGCAGCGTGCCTGAAAAACAGGGGCGTCCCTAGTGTAATCCTGGAGCGATCCAATTGCCTAGCCTCTCTGTGGCAGCTCAAGACCTACGATCGCCTCCGCCTCCACTTGCCTAAGCAATTGTGCGAGCTCCCCCTGGTGCCTTTCCCGGCCGATTTTCCCACTTACCCTACCAAGCAGCAATTCATTCAGTACCTTGAAGATTACGCCACCAAGTTCGACATTCAGCCTCGCTTCAACGAAACCGTCTCGACCGCCCAGTACGACCCTGCGGTTGGTTTTTGGCGGGTGAGGACCTCAGGGTCCGAAAACGGGGTTGAGACTGAATATGTCACCCGGTGGCTCATCGCGGCCACCGGTGAGAATGCTGAGGCCCTGGTGCCGAGGCTGGAGGGGATCATGGAGTTCGGAGGGCCCATTAGGCACACGAGCTTGTACAAGAGTGGTGAGGAGTTTACAGGAGAGAAAGTTTTGGTGGTGGGGTGTGGAAATTCAGGCATGGAGGTCTGTTTGGATCTGTGTAACCACAATGCTAGGCCTTCACTCGTGGTCAGAGATACA GTGCACGTCCTACCACGAGAGATGCTGGGAAAATCGACTTTCGGGTTGTCCATGTTGTTGCTCAAGTGGATGCCCATACGCCTTGTGGATCGCCTGTTGCTGGTGGCGTCACGGCTGCTTCTCGGCGACACGTCCCGGCTCGGTTTGGACCGGCCTAAGTTGGGTCCCTTGGAGCTCAAGAATCTATCGGGGAAGACCCCGGTATTGGATGTTGGGACCCTAGCCAAGATCAAAAGCGGTGAAATTCTG GTACGTCCAGCAATCAAGAGATTAAAACAACATCGTGGTATAGAATTCATTGATGGAAGAACAGAGCAATTCGATGCCATTGTCTTAGCAACAGGTTACAAAAGCAATGTGCCCTCTTGGCTAAAG GAGGGAGAGATGTTCTCAAAAGAAGACGGGTTACCAAAAATGTCATTTCCAAATGGTTGGAAAGGTGAGTGTGGGTTATATGCTGTGGGGTTTACGAAACGAGGACTACTTGGTGCATCAATGGATGCCAAAAGAATCGCAGAAGACATTGAGCGGTGTTGGAAAGCCGAGGCAAAGCATTCTACTCCATTTACACGGTCACATTTGCCGTTATCATCATCGCCGTAG
- the LOC126783016 gene encoding 60S ribosomal protein L37-3-like, whose product MGKGTGSFGKRRNKTHTLCVRCGRRSFHLQKSRCSACAYPAARLRKYNWSEKALRRKTTGTGRMRYLRHVPRRFKSGFLEGTQAKPRSKGTAAA is encoded by the exons Atg GGAAAAGGAACCGGCAGCTTTGGCAAGCGCCGCAACAAGACCCACACTCTCTGTGTCCGATGCGGACGCCGGAGCTTCCATCTCCAGAAGTCACGCTGCTCCGCCTGTGCTTACCCCGCCGCTCGCCTCAGAAAAT ATAACTGGAGTGAGAAGGCTCTGCGCAGAAAGACTACCGGAACGGGGCGCATGAGGTACCTCCGCCACGTGCCGAGGAGGTTCAAGAGCGGCTTCCTTGAAGGTACACAAGCTAAGCCAAGGAGCAAGGGAACTGCTGCTGCCTAG